Proteins from a single region of Abyssalbus ytuae:
- a CDS encoding SIR2 family protein, producing the protein MKKLKEIREKYEKAAFLIGNGPNLNAGIMHSWKDLLKLASEKPVTFDTEGLTNTEVYDLTVLNSKNQDRVKSRIIKLLSLKTHDNINIHKGLMEFALNTDSPVLTTNFDEALEKSVQTKIFHVNSKGFTHYYPWKSYYGLKKHIEPTAGFGIWKIHGDVRYKESIRLGLTDYMGSVERARKLIHKGRYRLYQNKQIPNWYGQETWLHIWFTLPIIIFGFGFYTDEVFLRWLLIERKRYFNLFKKSMNVTYLVKDLPKPGVTNLLQNLDVDIIKVDDYSEIYG; encoded by the coding sequence ATGAAAAAGCTTAAAGAAATACGTGAAAAATATGAAAAAGCAGCTTTCTTAATAGGAAACGGACCCAACCTTAATGCCGGTATTATGCATAGCTGGAAAGACCTGCTTAAGTTAGCTTCAGAAAAACCGGTTACTTTTGATACTGAAGGATTAACCAATACCGAAGTTTACGATCTTACCGTTTTAAACTCTAAAAACCAGGATCGGGTTAAGAGCAGAATAATAAAATTATTAAGCCTAAAAACCCATGATAACATCAATATTCATAAAGGACTTATGGAGTTTGCCCTTAACACCGATTCACCGGTGTTAACCACAAATTTTGATGAGGCATTGGAAAAGTCGGTCCAGACAAAAATATTCCATGTGAATTCCAAAGGTTTTACGCACTATTACCCCTGGAAAAGTTATTATGGACTAAAAAAGCATATAGAGCCCACTGCCGGCTTCGGGATATGGAAAATACACGGTGATGTCAGGTACAAAGAAAGTATAAGATTAGGCCTTACCGATTATATGGGTAGCGTAGAACGAGCACGTAAATTGATCCATAAGGGACGTTACCGGTTATACCAGAATAAACAAATACCTAATTGGTACGGACAGGAAACATGGCTACATATATGGTTTACCTTACCTATAATAATTTTTGGCTTTGGTTTTTACACCGATGAAGTGTTTTTAAGATGGCTCCTTATTGAAAGAAAAAGATATTTTAATCTCTTCAAAAAAAGTATGAATGTTACTTATCTTGTAAAAGATTTACCTAAACCCGGAGTTACCAATCTTTTACAAAACCTGGATGTGGATATAATTAAAGTAGACGATTATTCTGAAATTTACGGATAA
- a CDS encoding 2'-5' RNA ligase family protein → MYQESQHLYFIALIPPETLCEEIKNLKEEMRSRFNTKHALKSPAHITLQMPFKRPVKDENEIVNQLRDFASLQSTFHIGLKGFDCFKPRVIFIKIENHLPIIKLHKQLNQLLKKELDFKDNELTAKIHPHITIATRDLSIDGFKNAWPEYDKRDFKRLFTVKSLFLLKHNGKSWDIYKEFPFNNKNI, encoded by the coding sequence ATGTACCAGGAAAGCCAACATCTCTATTTTATTGCCCTTATACCCCCTGAAACCCTATGTGAAGAAATTAAAAATTTAAAAGAAGAAATGCGCTCAAGGTTTAATACAAAGCATGCTTTAAAATCTCCGGCTCATATTACTTTACAAATGCCCTTTAAAAGACCCGTGAAAGATGAAAATGAAATTGTAAACCAGCTACGAGATTTTGCTTCTTTACAATCAACATTTCACATCGGGTTAAAAGGTTTTGATTGCTTTAAACCCAGGGTTATCTTTATAAAAATAGAAAATCATCTTCCCATAATAAAACTCCACAAACAATTAAACCAATTATTAAAAAAAGAACTTGATTTTAAAGATAATGAACTCACAGCCAAAATACACCCGCATATAACCATTGCAACCCGCGACCTCTCAATAGATGGTTTTAAAAATGCATGGCCTGAGTATGATAAAAGAGACTTTAAAAGGTTATTTACAGTTAAAAGCTTATTCCTTTTAAAACATAATGGTAAAAGTTGGGATATATACAAAGAATTTCCCTTCAACAACAAAAACATTTAA
- a CDS encoding c-type cytochrome, giving the protein MKLFYKISVLSVFFILASCGGNPEKKDKPLYETQPDTQTKKETTAPAPQSSVPVDMSNKGIGPVTSYSFASEINEEMVKKGETLFKQKCMACHKTDKKLIGPPVKGIYERRSVEWVLNMMLNPDQMLKEDPIAIALLKEYNNTKMLDQNLTEEEAKALAEYFRTL; this is encoded by the coding sequence ATGAAACTGTTTTATAAAATTTCTGTCCTATCTGTTTTCTTTATTTTAGCAAGCTGCGGAGGCAATCCGGAAAAAAAAGACAAACCCTTGTACGAAACCCAACCCGATACTCAAACAAAAAAAGAAACTACAGCTCCTGCTCCTCAAAGTTCAGTGCCTGTTGACATGAGTAATAAAGGAATTGGCCCTGTAACATCATATTCATTTGCCAGTGAAATAAATGAAGAAATGGTGAAAAAAGGGGAAACTTTATTCAAGCAAAAATGTATGGCCTGCCATAAAACCGATAAAAAATTAATAGGGCCACCTGTAAAAGGAATTTATGAACGCCGTAGTGTAGAGTGGGTTTTAAACATGATGTTAAATCCCGACCAAATGCTTAAAGAAGATCCTATAGCCATTGCCTTGCTTAAAGAATATAACAATACCAAAATGCTGGATCAGAATTTAACCGAAGAAGAAGCAAAAGCTCTTGCTGAATATTTCAGGACATTGTAG
- a CDS encoding transporter substrate-binding domain-containing protein — protein sequence MVFRFTHIKILFVVLLLTACQVPKDPENSFSSAQKSGLKVGVVNNPPFVLVNNGSYTGPEIKLIKNFAKANKLNIQFYEGSESNLVKDLENYNLHIVAGGFEKNSLWKKRATLSKPYDKKHVLLLPRGENKLLFEIEKHILKN from the coding sequence ATGGTATTTAGGTTTACTCATATAAAAATTTTATTCGTCGTATTACTTCTTACTGCCTGCCAGGTTCCTAAAGATCCTGAAAATTCATTTTCATCAGCTCAAAAAAGTGGGCTAAAAGTTGGGGTTGTTAACAATCCTCCTTTTGTTTTGGTGAATAACGGAAGTTATACCGGCCCGGAAATTAAGTTGATAAAAAACTTTGCAAAAGCAAATAAATTAAACATACAATTTTATGAAGGTTCAGAAAGTAATCTTGTTAAAGATTTGGAGAACTATAACCTTCATATTGTAGCAGGAGGGTTTGAAAAAAATTCTCTTTGGAAAAAAAGGGCTACCCTCTCAAAGCCATATGACAAGAAGCATGTTTTACTACTTCCGCGTGGAGAAAATAAACTTCTTTTCGAAATTGAAAAACATATTTTGAAAAACTAA
- a CDS encoding cation diffusion facilitator family transporter, which translates to MKQVKSYELPEHLQSTFNSAKKTEWITIIYLFTVVILMYVVMGSSQAMKTAWLEDALGLIPAISFLVASRYYNKAPNRHFPYGYHRVYNIAFLCGALALFTMGCFLVITSIQALLKTEHPSIGSIKIFGEQIWLGWIMILVLLYSSIPAIILGRKKLPMATKLHNKILYTDATTQKADYMTAFAAIAGVIGIGFGLWWADATAALFISFSVLKDGISNLKTAVLDLLNRRPVKVKDNNKDEIIDHLEYMVKSWQWVEDAKIRLREEGQVYCGEIKVIAKDENNLVDKIEKSLEDIYELNWKLHDITIMPVKSLRDQI; encoded by the coding sequence ATGAAGCAGGTAAAATCATATGAACTTCCGGAACATCTTCAGTCCACTTTTAACTCTGCTAAAAAAACTGAATGGATAACGATTATTTACCTTTTTACAGTAGTTATTCTCATGTATGTGGTTATGGGTTCCTCCCAGGCTATGAAAACGGCCTGGTTAGAAGATGCCCTGGGGCTTATTCCTGCCATTTCGTTTTTAGTAGCTTCCAGGTATTATAATAAAGCTCCCAACCGGCATTTTCCGTACGGTTATCACCGGGTTTATAATATCGCATTTTTATGTGGAGCACTGGCCCTTTTTACAATGGGATGCTTTTTAGTGATTACTTCTATACAGGCTTTGTTAAAAACAGAACACCCGAGTATAGGAAGTATTAAAATTTTTGGGGAACAAATATGGCTGGGGTGGATTATGATATTAGTATTATTATATAGTTCTATTCCCGCAATTATTTTAGGGCGAAAAAAATTACCCATGGCCACTAAATTGCACAACAAAATATTGTACACAGATGCTACTACCCAAAAAGCAGATTATATGACTGCTTTTGCCGCCATAGCCGGTGTTATAGGTATAGGTTTTGGTTTGTGGTGGGCAGATGCTACTGCAGCTCTTTTCATTTCTTTTTCGGTACTAAAAGACGGGATCTCCAACCTTAAAACCGCAGTGCTGGATTTATTAAACCGGCGACCCGTGAAGGTAAAAGACAATAATAAAGATGAGATCATAGACCATTTGGAATATATGGTTAAATCATGGCAGTGGGTGGAAGATGCCAAAATACGTCTACGAGAAGAAGGACAGGTTTATTGTGGAGAAATCAAGGTAATTGCCAAAGACGAAAACAATCTTGTAGATAAAATTGAAAAAAGCCTGGAAGATATATATGAATTGAACTGGAAATTACACGATATAACTATTATGCCTGTCAAATCCTTAAGAGACCAGATATAA
- a CDS encoding diphthine--ammonia ligase: MRKSIFNWSGGKDSSLALYEIKKDQQFEVSCLLTTINSKYNRISMHGVRKELLYNQVQSLGIPLKKVLLPEFPTMSLYEEKMYTILKKLRSEGITDSIFGDIFLEDLKKYRENKLKEVGLKAHFPLWGRDTKKLMYRFIELGFKSVVVCVDANFLSKDFAGRIIDESFIKGLPDNVDPCGENGEFHTFVYDGPIFTTPIKFKIGKKVHKTYPEPKKLTDRCFSEHNLPESAGFHYCDLIPV; encoded by the coding sequence GTGAGAAAAAGCATATTTAACTGGAGCGGAGGTAAAGACAGCTCTTTGGCATTGTATGAAATTAAGAAAGATCAACAATTTGAAGTTTCCTGTTTGTTAACAACAATTAATAGTAAATATAACAGAATTTCAATGCATGGTGTCCGTAAAGAATTATTATATAATCAGGTACAATCATTAGGAATACCACTTAAAAAAGTACTTCTCCCGGAATTCCCTACAATGTCTTTATATGAAGAAAAAATGTACACAATATTAAAAAAGCTTAGGTCAGAGGGTATTACCGATAGTATTTTCGGAGATATCTTTTTAGAAGATTTAAAAAAATACAGGGAAAATAAATTAAAAGAAGTGGGTTTAAAAGCCCACTTCCCATTATGGGGAAGAGATACAAAAAAGTTAATGTACCGGTTTATTGAACTTGGTTTTAAAAGTGTGGTTGTGTGTGTTGATGCTAACTTCCTGAGCAAAGACTTCGCAGGAAGAATTATTGACGAAAGTTTTATAAAAGGTTTGCCGGATAATGTAGATCCATGTGGTGAAAATGGTGAATTTCACACTTTTGTCTATGACGGACCAATTTTTACCACTCCCATAAAATTTAAAATAGGAAAAAAGGTACACAAAACATATCCTGAACCAAAGAAGCTAACAGACAGATGCTTTTCTGAACATAATCTACCAGAATCTGCAGGATTTCACTATTGTGACCTTATTCCTGTTTAA
- a CDS encoding YncE family protein — MKILQKIIYTFIISLFILSCSDDDNNNPEPLGDYVNGILISNEGPFNNGSGTVTFISEDYSLVESEIFKKVNDTDIGNVLQSIGFYDDKAYLISNNSHLIKVVNRFTFEEITTIDSGLENPRYFLAVGTKGYVTNWGDTADENDDYVAVINLNTNDIEKNIQVVLGPEKLEYNGNNIYVAHQGAYGQNNQISVIDPGTDEVSTTIEVGDVPNSLVVDGNDLWVLSGGSPSYTGEETNGSLKKINTTDNVVSTTLDFELAEHPDNLSLDGANLFYSLNGKIYKMSITDTELPVSGIIDGYFYRIVAKDGKLYATDAGDYASNGSLTVFDLSTNSEIKTVEVGIVPGGIYFNN, encoded by the coding sequence ATGAAGATCTTACAAAAAATTATTTACACCTTTATTATTAGTTTGTTTATTTTATCCTGTAGTGATGATGACAATAATAACCCCGAACCACTTGGAGATTATGTAAATGGCATATTAATTTCCAATGAAGGGCCCTTTAATAACGGAAGCGGTACCGTAACCTTTATTTCTGAAGATTATTCGTTGGTTGAGTCTGAAATATTTAAAAAAGTAAATGACACCGACATTGGGAATGTATTACAATCTATCGGTTTTTATGATGATAAAGCGTATTTAATTTCCAACAATTCCCATTTAATAAAAGTAGTTAACAGGTTTACTTTTGAAGAAATTACTACTATTGATTCCGGTTTGGAAAATCCAAGGTATTTTCTGGCTGTAGGTACAAAAGGCTATGTAACGAATTGGGGCGATACCGCCGATGAAAATGATGACTACGTAGCAGTAATTAATCTTAACACAAATGATATTGAAAAAAACATTCAAGTTGTGTTAGGTCCGGAAAAACTGGAGTATAACGGAAACAATATCTATGTTGCACATCAGGGTGCTTATGGACAAAACAACCAGATTTCTGTAATTGATCCTGGTACTGATGAAGTTTCAACTACAATTGAAGTAGGAGATGTACCTAACTCTCTGGTAGTTGACGGAAATGATTTATGGGTGCTTTCCGGAGGTTCGCCATCTTATACAGGTGAGGAAACCAACGGAAGTTTAAAAAAGATAAATACAACCGATAATGTAGTAAGTACTACCCTGGATTTTGAACTAGCTGAACACCCGGACAACTTAAGTTTAGATGGAGCTAACTTATTTTATTCACTAAACGGAAAGATTTACAAAATGAGTATAACTGATACTGAACTCCCTGTGTCAGGAATTATTGATGGTTATTTTTATAGAATAGTTGCAAAAGATGGTAAGTTGTATGCAACCGATGCAGGTGATTATGCAAGTAACGGAAGTCTGACCGTTTTTGATCTTTCAACCAACTCTGAGATCAAAACCGTTGAGGTTGGAATCGTTCCCGGGGGCATTTATTTTAATAATTAG
- a CDS encoding TonB-dependent receptor plug domain-containing protein produces MNRILIITGVLLLFFKQSRSQQDSILKLQEVVVSDFKLKKFSVGFKLYKITDTLIQRNVSSLTGLLEFNSHIYFKENGYGMVSSPSFRGTNASQTAVIWNGIAINSALTGQTDFNTVTVNSFNSVVIRSGGGSVQYGSGAIGGSIHLENTIFFKNKKDYRIRLLYGDYSTFAGHSKSIFSSQNSYADVGIDYITSENNYKYSGTNKKNENGEFNTLNLSTNAGLKLGTNNILKFHSNLFTGDRNFSGTLTAPSNDNYEDLTSRNLLVWKNYKSATTYTFKFAHLFEEYKYYPNKNRSEFSHGQTNSFITDFACEYSFNPALKSSVIVNYTTITAEGSNIGKNNRNTLATTLLLNHELSARFSYGVNVRKEFLNDFDNPVLFSVDGKYKVNNWYTLSFNASKNFRVPTFNDLFWEEGGNSNLQPETSLQGEIGNIFNVKDFKFSLSAYLIKSQDMIKWVPDNSGVWSPVNVDKVKNTGLEVSSAYKKTFEQYAFELNVNYAYTNAINQANNNQLIYVPYHKLTGLINYSCKKIGVWYQFLWNGEVYSTTDNKETVDGYNISNLGLEYNIHNKQKPYLVGFKLNNLFNKYYENVAFRPMPNRHIQFYLNLNF; encoded by the coding sequence ATGAATCGAATTTTAATCATAACAGGGGTATTATTGCTTTTTTTTAAGCAAAGTAGGAGTCAACAGGATAGTATTCTCAAACTTCAGGAAGTTGTTGTGTCCGATTTTAAGCTTAAAAAGTTTTCGGTAGGGTTTAAACTTTATAAAATAACTGACACTCTCATACAAAGAAATGTCTCTTCACTCACAGGATTATTAGAATTTAACTCGCATATATACTTTAAAGAAAACGGATATGGAATGGTTTCATCTCCATCCTTTAGAGGTACAAACGCTTCACAAACTGCTGTAATATGGAATGGTATTGCAATAAACTCTGCTTTAACCGGGCAAACAGATTTTAATACTGTTACTGTTAATAGTTTTAATTCTGTTGTAATAAGAAGCGGCGGCGGGAGTGTTCAATATGGCAGTGGTGCAATAGGCGGAAGTATTCACCTGGAAAATACTATTTTCTTTAAGAATAAAAAAGACTACAGGATAAGGTTGTTGTACGGTGATTATAGTACGTTTGCAGGACATTCAAAATCAATTTTCTCTAGTCAAAATAGTTATGCCGATGTGGGAATTGATTATATAACATCGGAGAATAATTATAAATATTCGGGAACCAATAAGAAGAATGAAAATGGAGAGTTTAATACTTTAAATTTAAGTACGAATGCCGGGCTAAAACTTGGGACTAATAATATTCTTAAGTTTCATTCTAATTTATTTACAGGAGACAGAAATTTTTCAGGTACTCTTACGGCTCCTTCAAATGATAATTATGAAGACTTAACTTCCCGGAATTTATTAGTATGGAAAAACTATAAAAGTGCGACCACATATACCTTTAAATTTGCCCATCTTTTTGAAGAATATAAATATTACCCTAATAAAAACAGAAGTGAATTTTCCCATGGACAAACCAATTCTTTTATAACTGATTTTGCCTGCGAATATTCGTTTAATCCTGCACTAAAAAGCAGTGTCATTGTTAATTATACCACAATAACCGCCGAGGGTTCCAATATTGGTAAAAACAACAGAAATACGTTGGCAACTACCTTACTTTTAAATCATGAGCTATCCGCCAGGTTTAGTTATGGAGTTAATGTGCGTAAGGAGTTTTTAAATGATTTTGATAATCCGGTTTTATTTTCAGTAGACGGGAAATACAAAGTTAATAATTGGTACACTTTAAGCTTTAATGCTTCAAAAAATTTCAGGGTACCAACATTTAATGATTTATTCTGGGAAGAAGGTGGCAACAGTAACCTTCAGCCTGAAACCTCTTTGCAGGGTGAAATAGGAAACATATTCAACGTAAAAGATTTTAAATTTTCCTTATCAGCTTACCTAATAAAATCTCAGGATATGATCAAATGGGTACCTGATAATTCCGGGGTTTGGTCTCCTGTAAATGTAGATAAAGTAAAAAATACCGGTTTAGAAGTTTCCTCAGCTTATAAAAAGACCTTTGAACAATACGCTTTTGAGTTAAATGTTAACTACGCTTATACAAACGCCATAAACCAAGCAAATAATAATCAACTCATATACGTCCCTTATCATAAACTTACGGGGTTGATAAATTATTCTTGTAAAAAAATTGGAGTCTGGTACCAGTTTTTATGGAACGGGGAGGTTTACTCTACTACTGATAATAAAGAAACCGTGGATGGTTACAACATATCAAACCTTGGCTTGGAATACAACATACATAATAAACAAAAACCTTACCTGGTAGGCTTTAAGCTTAATAATCTCTTTAATAAATATTATGAGAATGTGGCTTTCAGGCCTATGCCCAACAGGCATATACAATTTTATTTAAACCTTAATTTTTAA
- a CDS encoding ATP-binding protein, translating to MFHVTLNNCHEEPIHIPGSIQSHGVLLVIDKDTFNVKYVSKNIQEMAGITPELMIEKGLDEFLGSDFYREIYSNRYKSLEDLQLLNPFKAILRNSNGKVQNFDAIVSRNDKYILLDLEPYVEKQDVQFIKFYHEIRNFVHSLVGMDSLQEIFEKSVEEIKNLTGFDRVMFYKFDTQYNGEVVAEAKTPELNSFFKMHFPESDIPAQARALYVKNKIRLIANVNSAPSPVIPNGEPIDLSSSTLRSVSPIHIQYLKNMGVQASMSISIVVEEKLWGLIACHHYQPLVVPFDKREVASYLSLMISHLITIKTRTQVRLSEARLKSINASLTEQMAKEDDFVEGLRKEVDNLLSLMSASGVAWNFGEGTEVYGKCPDKNEVDKIINWLSSKKVSQKSVYYTDCLSEENNDFKDISHVASGLMVLPISFSENQFLMWFRPEVIETKNWGGKPEKIIEFTDDGSHRLMPRKSFELWQENVRNKSVPWEEIEISTALKFRNTIVNYVLLKSERLRKLNNELEQKVKERTKELTKEISARKKTEAKLSKTLKEAQMSNQELEQFAYVASHDLQEPLRKIQTFGDRLKNIAGDNLNDRAHDYLKRMINASGRMQLLIKDLLEFSRISTREEPMEIINLDELLVDIVSDLQIIIDKTSATINVNSLGEVKASRNQLTRLFLNLIQNSIKFSKEDQSPVINITRSKDKDDNIIIEVADNGIGFSSEYSERIFGLFERLHGRGEYDGTGLGLAICRKIMEKHNGTIQAKSTPGKGSTFILTFPSH from the coding sequence TTGTTTCATGTAACTCTTAATAATTGCCATGAAGAGCCTATTCATATTCCGGGCTCAATTCAGTCGCATGGCGTGTTGCTGGTTATTGATAAGGATACTTTTAATGTAAAGTATGTTAGTAAAAACATACAGGAAATGGCTGGCATAACTCCTGAATTAATGATAGAAAAAGGACTGGATGAATTTTTAGGTTCAGATTTTTACCGGGAAATATACAGTAACAGGTATAAATCTCTGGAAGATTTGCAATTATTAAATCCGTTTAAAGCCATTTTACGTAATAGTAATGGAAAAGTCCAGAATTTTGATGCCATAGTATCAAGAAATGATAAATATATTTTGTTAGATCTTGAACCGTATGTTGAAAAACAAGACGTGCAATTCATAAAGTTTTATCATGAAATAAGAAATTTTGTCCATAGCCTTGTGGGCATGGATTCCTTGCAGGAAATATTTGAAAAATCCGTGGAAGAAATAAAAAATCTGACAGGATTTGACAGGGTAATGTTTTATAAATTTGATACTCAGTACAATGGAGAGGTAGTGGCTGAAGCTAAAACACCCGAACTAAATAGTTTTTTTAAAATGCATTTTCCCGAGTCGGATATTCCGGCTCAGGCCCGGGCATTGTATGTAAAAAACAAAATTCGCCTTATAGCCAATGTAAACTCTGCACCAAGCCCGGTAATTCCTAATGGTGAACCAATAGATCTAAGCAGTAGTACTTTGCGAAGTGTTTCGCCAATCCATATTCAATATTTAAAAAATATGGGGGTACAGGCTTCAATGTCTATAAGTATTGTTGTTGAAGAAAAACTTTGGGGGCTTATTGCATGTCATCACTATCAACCCCTGGTTGTTCCTTTTGATAAGAGAGAAGTAGCTTCTTATCTGAGTTTAATGATTTCTCACCTTATCACTATAAAAACCCGTACACAAGTACGATTATCTGAAGCCAGGTTAAAATCTATAAATGCATCTTTAACTGAACAAATGGCTAAAGAAGATGATTTCGTAGAAGGGTTGAGAAAAGAGGTAGATAATTTACTAAGCTTGATGAGTGCTTCGGGTGTTGCCTGGAATTTTGGGGAAGGGACAGAAGTATATGGTAAATGCCCTGATAAAAATGAAGTGGATAAGATTATCAACTGGCTGTCATCTAAAAAAGTATCGCAAAAATCTGTTTACTACACAGACTGTCTCAGTGAAGAAAACAATGATTTTAAAGATATAAGTCACGTGGCAAGCGGTTTAATGGTATTGCCTATTTCATTTTCTGAAAATCAGTTTTTAATGTGGTTTAGGCCGGAGGTGATTGAAACTAAAAACTGGGGAGGAAAACCTGAAAAAATCATTGAATTTACTGATGATGGAAGTCATAGACTTATGCCCAGAAAATCTTTTGAGTTGTGGCAGGAAAATGTAAGAAATAAATCCGTTCCATGGGAAGAAATTGAAATTTCAACCGCTTTAAAATTTAGGAACACTATTGTAAATTATGTTTTACTTAAATCTGAAAGGTTAAGAAAACTCAATAATGAATTAGAACAAAAAGTAAAAGAGAGAACCAAAGAACTTACCAAGGAAATTTCTGCCAGGAAAAAAACCGAAGCAAAACTCTCAAAAACTTTAAAAGAAGCTCAAATGTCTAACCAGGAATTAGAGCAGTTTGCATATGTAGCCTCTCATGATTTACAGGAACCTTTAAGAAAAATTCAAACTTTTGGTGACCGGTTAAAAAATATTGCAGGTGATAATTTGAATGATCGTGCTCACGATTATTTAAAGCGTATGATAAATGCATCGGGCAGAATGCAGCTTCTCATTAAAGACCTGCTTGAATTTTCAAGAATTTCAACCAGGGAAGAGCCTATGGAAATTATAAATCTAGATGAGCTACTTGTAGATATAGTTTCCGATTTACAAATTATAATAGATAAAACAAGCGCAACTATTAATGTAAATAGCCTTGGAGAGGTAAAAGCATCAAGAAATCAGTTAACACGTTTGTTTCTGAATCTCATTCAAAATTCAATAAAATTTTCCAAAGAAGACCAATCGCCGGTTATTAACATAACCAGATCCAAGGATAAAGATGATAATATTATTATTGAAGTTGCAGATAATGGAATAGGATTTAGTAGCGAATACAGCGAGCGTATTTTCGGATTATTTGAAAGATTGCATGGCAGGGGAGAATATGATGGTACCGGGTTAGGATTAGCCATTTGCAGAAAAATTATGGAAAAACATAACGGTACAATACAAGCTAAAAGTACACCGGGAAAAGGATCAACTTTTATATTGACGTTTCCTTCTCATTAA
- a CDS encoding biliverdin-producing heme oxygenase has translation MIAPLIKNNTRLFHENLEIKLKDVLFNENLSPLAYYNLLLNFKTAYLSLENSLKKNSFIEEMLFKRSKIHMLDDDLFCLEKEIGLKTHQISTLEYNTTSTANALGAMYVMEGATLGGQIIVKFLSRHPWMQSIKCYNFFKSYGKETGNMWKEFIEFIEDYVEMNPEDSEKVVEGAIMAFKHIDKTLTV, from the coding sequence ATGATTGCACCTTTAATAAAAAATAATACACGGCTATTTCATGAAAACCTTGAAATTAAGCTGAAAGATGTTTTATTTAATGAAAATTTATCTCCCTTAGCCTATTACAATTTACTCCTTAACTTTAAAACAGCTTATTTGTCGTTAGAAAATTCTCTTAAAAAAAATTCTTTTATAGAAGAAATGTTGTTTAAAAGAAGTAAAATACATATGTTAGATGACGATCTGTTTTGTTTAGAAAAAGAAATAGGGCTAAAGACTCATCAAATAAGCACTTTAGAATATAATACCACTTCTACGGCTAATGCATTAGGAGCAATGTATGTTATGGAAGGAGCTACGTTGGGAGGGCAAATAATTGTGAAATTTTTAAGCCGACACCCCTGGATGCAATCAATTAAATGTTATAACTTTTTCAAAAGTTACGGAAAAGAAACCGGGAATATGTGGAAAGAGTTTATAGAATTTATTGAAGATTATGTTGAAATGAATCCGGAAGATTCTGAAAAAGTAGTTGAAGGGGCGATAATGGCTTTTAAACACATAGATAAAACACTAACTGTATAA
- a CDS encoding response regulator: protein MKANTQLKFIIAEDDDDDKLLIQDALEENGITYADTMYVDDGLQLLEKLEHPDLYPTVILLDLNMPKKDGRETLREIKNNELLKHIPVVVFTTSNSLEDIKLSYQYGGNTYFTKPPHFSELVEIMGLIKKYWLEKAAIASL, encoded by the coding sequence ATGAAGGCAAATACACAACTAAAGTTTATTATCGCAGAAGACGATGATGATGACAAATTATTAATTCAGGATGCTTTAGAAGAAAACGGGATTACTTATGCAGATACCATGTATGTAGATGATGGGTTACAGTTATTAGAAAAACTGGAGCACCCCGATTTATACCCTACTGTAATACTGTTGGATTTAAATATGCCAAAAAAAGACGGAAGGGAGACATTACGGGAAATTAAAAACAATGAACTTTTAAAACATATTCCGGTAGTAGTTTTTACAACTTCCAATTCTTTAGAAGATATAAAGCTTTCTTATCAATATGGAGGTAATACATATTTTACCAAACCTCCTCATTTTTCGGAGCTTGTAGAAATAATGGGTTTAATTAAAAAATATTGGCTTGAAAAGGCAGCAATTGCCTCTTTATAA